The following coding sequences are from one Microbacterium wangchenii window:
- a CDS encoding DUF5684 domain-containing protein, translating to MYNYDNSGAVIGLIVAGLFIWLIVAAAAYVVSSIFYAKLFAKAGVEGAWRGWVPFYRELIFVKLGDLNPWWLLVLIGAAFVLNLIPYIGVLIGWIPSVAATVYFILAAYRIQTKLGKDAPWIILAIFLSLVWLGIMAFDRSRWTTAVAPAPWARNFLADNTVWPGIPPQSAAGYAPPAAPGYPAPGGYPPPAGYGQPSGGYPAPPAPGGYPAPGAPTPPPAGPPTTPPPAAPPAATPPPAQEPPATPPAPPAEPPRG from the coding sequence GTGTATAACTACGACAATTCGGGCGCGGTGATCGGCCTGATCGTCGCCGGGCTCTTCATCTGGCTGATCGTCGCGGCAGCGGCGTACGTCGTGTCGTCCATCTTCTACGCCAAGCTCTTCGCCAAGGCGGGGGTCGAGGGCGCATGGCGCGGATGGGTTCCCTTCTACCGGGAGCTGATCTTCGTCAAGCTGGGTGACCTGAACCCGTGGTGGCTGCTCGTCCTCATCGGCGCCGCCTTCGTGCTGAACCTCATTCCGTACATCGGCGTCCTGATCGGCTGGATCCCCAGCGTGGCGGCGACCGTGTACTTCATCCTCGCGGCGTACCGCATCCAGACGAAGCTCGGCAAGGACGCTCCGTGGATCATCCTCGCGATCTTCCTGTCCCTCGTGTGGCTGGGCATCATGGCCTTCGACCGGTCGCGCTGGACCACCGCCGTCGCGCCCGCCCCGTGGGCGCGCAACTTCCTCGCCGACAACACGGTGTGGCCCGGCATCCCGCCCCAGAGCGCCGCCGGATACGCTCCGCCCGCCGCGCCCGGTTACCCGGCCCCCGGCGGCTACCCGCCGCCCGCCGGCTACGGCCAGCCCTCCGGCGGCTACCCCGCCCCGCCCGCACCCGGCGGTTACCCGGCACCCGGGGCGCCCACGCCCCCGCCGGCCGGCCCGCCGACGACGCCGCCGCCCGCGGCGCCTCCGGCAGCCACCCCGCCGCCCGCGCAGGAGCCGCCCGCGACGCCTCCGGCCCCGCCGGCTGAGCCGCCGCGCGGCTGA
- a CDS encoding YaaA family protein, with protein sequence MLILLPPSETKRPGGDGPPLRLDALALPALRPERAAVVEALVELSSDEDAAARVLRLSARQRGEIAVNAALLESPTMPAVDRYTGVLFDALGAHTLDAASRRWLGEHVLIHSAPFGPVGADDLIPAYRLAAGTALPGVPPLRRLWAAPVTAALSAASPRFVLDLRSEAYVALGPVPAGIDTAYVRVVTEGDGGAARALNHFNKHAKGDLVRALTTERPRLTSTDGFLDWAARAGRTARRGRPGEIDLVV encoded by the coding sequence ATGCTGATCCTGCTGCCGCCGTCCGAGACGAAGCGCCCCGGCGGCGACGGGCCGCCGCTGCGCCTCGATGCGCTCGCCCTGCCCGCCCTGCGCCCCGAGCGCGCTGCGGTGGTCGAGGCCCTCGTGGAGCTGTCGTCGGACGAGGATGCGGCCGCCCGCGTACTCCGGCTGAGCGCACGGCAACGCGGCGAGATCGCCGTCAACGCCGCGCTGCTCGAGTCGCCCACGATGCCCGCGGTCGACCGCTACACCGGTGTGCTCTTCGACGCACTCGGGGCGCACACGCTGGACGCCGCATCCCGCCGGTGGCTGGGGGAGCACGTGCTCATCCACTCCGCCCCGTTCGGCCCGGTCGGGGCCGATGATCTCATTCCCGCGTACCGGCTGGCCGCCGGCACCGCGCTCCCGGGCGTTCCGCCGCTGCGCCGGCTGTGGGCGGCGCCGGTGACGGCAGCGCTGTCGGCCGCATCGCCGCGGTTCGTCCTGGATCTGCGGTCCGAGGCGTACGTCGCCCTCGGGCCCGTGCCCGCCGGGATCGACACCGCGTACGTACGCGTGGTGACCGAGGGCGACGGAGGAGCGGCCCGTGCCCTGAACCACTTCAACAAGCACGCGAAGGGTGACCTCGTGCGGGCGCTGACCACCGAACGGCCGCGCCTGACCTCCACGGACGGATTCCTCGACTGGGCCGCACGTGCGGGCCGGACCGCCCGTCGCGGGCGGCCCGGTGAGATCGACCTCGTCGTGTGA
- a CDS encoding F0F1 ATP synthase subunit gamma, translating into MGAQLRVYKQKISSAQTTKKITKAMELIAASRIQKAMARVRASSPFARAVTRAVSAVATHSNIDHPLTTERAEIRRSAVVIFASDRGLAGAFNSQILREGLELAALLRSQGKEVAYYLVGRRAVGYFQFRRLATEAEWTGDTDTPQFRTAEEISATLIDAYNRGGGEGGVDEIHLVYNRFVSMMTQSPETVRLLPLEVVEAEEEPTGAQVYPLYEFEPEAATVLDALLPVYIQSRVFNALLQSSAAKHAATQKAMKSASDNADKLITDYTRLRNNARQAEITQQIAEIVGGADALASGK; encoded by the coding sequence ATGGGCGCACAACTGCGGGTCTACAAGCAGAAGATCAGTTCTGCTCAGACCACCAAGAAGATCACGAAGGCGATGGAGCTCATCGCGGCTTCGCGCATCCAGAAGGCGATGGCGCGGGTGCGCGCGTCATCGCCGTTCGCGCGTGCCGTCACGCGGGCCGTCTCGGCGGTCGCCACGCACTCCAACATCGATCACCCCCTCACGACCGAGCGCGCCGAGATCCGGCGCTCGGCCGTGGTGATCTTCGCCTCCGACCGGGGCCTGGCCGGCGCGTTCAACTCGCAGATCCTCCGCGAGGGTCTGGAGCTGGCTGCCCTCCTGCGCTCCCAGGGCAAAGAGGTGGCGTACTACCTCGTCGGCCGGCGGGCGGTGGGCTACTTCCAGTTCCGTCGCCTCGCCACCGAGGCCGAGTGGACCGGCGACACCGACACCCCGCAGTTCCGCACCGCGGAGGAGATCTCCGCGACCCTCATCGACGCCTACAACCGTGGCGGCGGCGAGGGTGGCGTGGATGAGATCCACCTCGTGTACAACCGCTTCGTCAGCATGATGACCCAGAGCCCGGAGACGGTGCGCCTGCTTCCGCTGGAGGTCGTCGAGGCCGAGGAAGAGCCCACGGGCGCTCAGGTGTACCCGCTCTACGAGTTCGAACCCGAGGCCGCGACCGTGCTGGACGCGCTCCTGCCGGTGTACATCCAGAGCCGCGTCTTCAACGCCCTCCTGCAGTCCTCGGCGGCCAAGCACGCCGCGACGCAGAAGGCGATGAAGTCGGCCAGTGACAACGCCGACAAGCTCATCACCGACTACACGCGCCTGCGCAACAACGCACGCCAGGCCGAGATCACGCAGCAGATCGCCGAGATCGTCGGCGGCGCCGACGCCCTGGCGTCGGGCAAGTAG
- a CDS encoding aldo/keto reductase yields MTHSVPLRQVGASGLLVSAVGLGCNNFGRSGTRTETLEGTRAVLHAAIDSGVTFLDTADVYGKEFGLSETLMGEALQGRRDEVVLATKFGHAQLAPSVVGGTKASRTTIRRSVEASLRRLQTDWIDLYQLHTPDPGTPIEETLDALEDLVRAGLVRYIGHSNLAGWQIAEADAAARRGIRFVSAQNQYSLLARAAEREVLPAARHFGLGFFPFFPLHNGLLTGKFTREGGPQDSRILRQRPHLWSDAPWDRLEAYRDFADARGITMLQATFGWLLAQQPVSSVIAGATTPDQVRSNAEAATAWTPTAEDLAAIDEILPLPADPAA; encoded by the coding sequence ATGACGCACTCGGTTCCCCTTCGTCAGGTCGGCGCATCCGGCCTCCTCGTGTCCGCCGTCGGGCTGGGCTGCAACAACTTCGGCCGGTCCGGTACCCGCACCGAGACCCTGGAGGGGACGCGCGCAGTGCTGCATGCCGCGATCGATTCCGGCGTGACGTTCCTGGACACCGCCGACGTCTACGGCAAGGAGTTCGGGCTGAGCGAGACCCTCATGGGGGAGGCGCTGCAGGGGCGCCGCGACGAGGTCGTCCTCGCCACCAAGTTCGGTCACGCCCAGCTGGCGCCGTCGGTGGTGGGCGGCACGAAGGCATCCCGCACGACGATCCGCCGTTCGGTGGAGGCGTCGCTGCGTCGCCTGCAGACGGACTGGATCGACCTGTACCAGCTGCACACCCCCGACCCCGGCACCCCGATCGAAGAGACCCTGGACGCCCTCGAAGACCTCGTGCGTGCGGGCCTCGTCCGCTACATCGGGCACTCCAACCTGGCCGGCTGGCAGATCGCCGAGGCCGACGCCGCCGCCCGCCGCGGCATCCGCTTCGTGTCCGCGCAGAACCAGTACAGCCTCCTCGCCCGCGCGGCCGAGCGTGAGGTGCTGCCGGCGGCGCGGCATTTCGGCCTCGGGTTCTTCCCGTTCTTCCCCCTTCACAACGGGCTTCTCACGGGCAAGTTCACGCGGGAGGGCGGACCGCAGGACAGCCGCATCCTGCGCCAGCGTCCGCACCTGTGGTCGGATGCGCCGTGGGACCGGCTCGAGGCGTATCGCGACTTCGCCGACGCGCGGGGCATCACGATGCTGCAGGCGACCTTCGGATGGCTCCTGGCCCAGCAGCCGGTCTCCAGCGTCATCGCGGGCGCCACGACCCCCGACCAGGTCCGCTCCAACGCCGAGGCGGCGACGGCATGGACGCCCACGGCCGAGGATCTTGCGGCCATCGATGAGATCCTGCCGCTGCCGGCGGACCCCGCCGCGTGA
- the atpD gene encoding F0F1 ATP synthase subunit beta, with protein sequence MSLTAEKTAVVGRVARVTGPVVDIEFPHDSIPDIYNALKTTITIGDESTEITLEVAQHLGDDLVRAIALKPTDGIVRGQEVRDTGDQITVPVGDVTKGRVFNVTGEILNAEPGEQIEITERWPIHRKAPNFDQLESKTQMFETGIKVIDLLTPYVLGGKIGLFGGAGVGKTVLIQEMIQRVAQDHGGVSVFAGVGERTREGNDLIAEMEEAGVFDKTALVFGQMDEPPGTRLRVALSALTMAEYFRDVQKQDVLLFIDNIFRFTQAGSEVSTLLGRMPSAVGYQPNLADEMGVLQERITSTRGHSITSLQAIYVPADDYTDPAPATTFAHLDATTELSREIASKGLYPAVDPLSSTSRILDPRYIGEDHYRVATSVKQILQKNKELQEIIAILGVDELSEEDKIVVSRARRIQQFLSQNTYMAKKFTGVEGSTVPIKETIESFDAIVKGDFDHVAEQAFFNVGGISDVEAKWAQIQKENG encoded by the coding sequence ATGAGCCTCACCGCCGAGAAGACCGCGGTCGTCGGGCGCGTCGCGCGCGTCACCGGGCCGGTCGTCGACATCGAGTTCCCGCACGACAGCATCCCCGACATCTACAACGCGCTGAAGACGACGATCACGATCGGCGACGAGTCGACCGAGATCACGCTCGAGGTCGCGCAGCACCTCGGTGACGACCTCGTCCGCGCCATCGCGCTCAAGCCGACCGACGGCATCGTCCGCGGCCAGGAAGTGCGCGACACGGGCGACCAGATCACCGTCCCGGTGGGCGATGTCACCAAGGGCCGCGTGTTCAACGTGACCGGCGAGATCCTCAACGCCGAGCCCGGCGAGCAGATCGAGATCACCGAGCGCTGGCCCATCCACCGCAAGGCCCCCAACTTCGACCAGCTCGAGTCGAAGACGCAGATGTTCGAGACCGGCATCAAGGTCATCGACCTGCTGACCCCGTACGTGCTGGGCGGCAAGATCGGCCTGTTCGGCGGGGCGGGCGTGGGCAAGACCGTCCTCATCCAGGAGATGATCCAGCGCGTCGCGCAGGACCACGGTGGCGTGTCGGTGTTCGCCGGTGTGGGCGAGCGCACCCGTGAGGGCAACGACCTCATCGCCGAGATGGAGGAGGCGGGTGTCTTCGACAAGACCGCCCTCGTCTTCGGCCAGATGGACGAGCCGCCGGGGACGCGTCTGCGCGTCGCCCTGTCGGCCCTGACGATGGCGGAGTACTTCCGCGACGTGCAGAAGCAGGACGTGCTGCTGTTCATCGACAACATCTTCCGCTTCACGCAGGCCGGCTCCGAGGTCTCCACGCTCCTGGGCCGCATGCCCTCCGCCGTGGGATACCAGCCGAACCTCGCCGACGAGATGGGTGTGCTCCAGGAGCGCATCACCTCCACCCGCGGCCACTCGATCACCTCGCTGCAGGCGATCTACGTGCCCGCCGACGACTACACCGACCCGGCCCCGGCGACCACGTTCGCCCACCTCGACGCCACGACCGAGCTCTCCCGCGAGATCGCGTCGAAGGGTCTGTACCCCGCCGTCGACCCGCTCAGCTCGACCAGCCGCATCCTGGACCCCCGCTACATCGGTGAGGACCACTACCGCGTGGCCACGTCGGTCAAGCAGATCCTGCAGAAGAACAAGGAACTGCAGGAGATCATCGCGATCCTCGGTGTCGACGAGCTCTCCGAAGAGGACAAGATCGTCGTGTCGCGTGCACGCCGCATCCAGCAGTTCCTCTCGCAGAACACCTACATGGCGAAGAAGTTCACCGGTGTCGAGGGCTCCACGGTCCCGATCAAGGAGACGATCGAGTCCTTCGACGCGATCGTCAAGGGCGACTTCGACCACGTCGCCGAGCAGGCCTTCTTCAACGTCGGCGGCATCTCCGACGTCGAGGCCAAGTGGGCCCAGATCCAGAAGGAGAACGGCTGA
- a CDS encoding F0F1 ATP synthase subunit epsilon — translation MPLDVHLVSADAEVWTGEASLVIAKTVEGEIGFMAGHEPVLAILAEGQVRITRTDGSKVIANAQDGFLSMEGDTVTVVAGNAALVS, via the coding sequence ATGCCGCTCGACGTGCACCTCGTCTCGGCCGACGCCGAGGTGTGGACCGGTGAGGCGTCCCTCGTGATCGCCAAGACGGTCGAGGGCGAGATCGGCTTCATGGCCGGTCACGAGCCGGTGCTCGCGATCCTCGCCGAGGGCCAGGTGCGCATCACGCGCACCGACGGCTCCAAGGTGATCGCCAACGCGCAGGACGGGTTCCTGTCGATGGAGGGCGACACCGTGACGGTCGTCGCCGGTAACGCCGCCCTCGTCTCCTAA
- a CDS encoding PP2C family protein-serine/threonine phosphatase, whose protein sequence is MPQVTTSTRSVRVQDATIELSWAGVTDTGRRREVNQDAVLTSFPLFVVADGMGGHVGGEIASASTVDRLRAMVDDGTVTPKAIEKALVRAVKDILSHPEATDEGTGTTLTGLFLDTSQNPPHWVTLNIGDSRVYLLRDGDLVQITTDHSVVQELVAAGRLSPEEAENHPYGNVITRAVGPTESVKPDYVRLDVVTGDRFVICSDGLTKELTDYGIRHFLDENPDPADAVEAMLDAALENGGRDNVTIVVLDVRRIAD, encoded by the coding sequence GTGCCACAGGTGACCACCAGCACCCGCTCCGTCCGCGTGCAGGACGCGACGATCGAGCTCTCGTGGGCCGGGGTCACCGACACCGGCCGCCGCCGCGAGGTGAACCAGGACGCGGTGCTCACGAGCTTCCCGCTGTTCGTCGTCGCCGACGGGATGGGCGGGCACGTGGGCGGGGAGATCGCCAGCGCGAGCACCGTCGACCGCCTGCGCGCGATGGTCGATGACGGCACCGTGACACCCAAGGCGATCGAGAAAGCCCTCGTGCGGGCCGTGAAAGACATCCTCTCCCACCCCGAGGCCACCGACGAGGGCACCGGCACGACGCTCACCGGCCTGTTCCTGGACACGTCGCAGAACCCGCCGCACTGGGTGACGCTGAACATCGGCGACTCGCGTGTGTACCTCCTGCGTGACGGCGACCTCGTGCAGATCACCACCGACCACTCGGTCGTGCAGGAGCTGGTCGCCGCCGGCCGGCTGAGCCCGGAAGAAGCCGAGAACCACCCCTACGGGAACGTCATCACCCGCGCGGTCGGCCCGACCGAGAGCGTCAAGCCCGACTACGTGCGACTGGACGTGGTCACCGGCGACCGCTTCGTCATCTGCTCCGACGGGTTGACCAAAGAGCTCACCGACTACGGCATCCGGCATTTCCTGGACGAGAACCCCGACCCCGCCGACGCCGTCGAGGCCATGCTCGACGCCGCACTGGAGAACGGCGGACGCGACAACGTCACGATCGTCGTGCTCGACGTCCGCCGCATCGCCGACTGA